The following coding sequences lie in one Microbacterium sp. XT11 genomic window:
- a CDS encoding ATP-binding cassette domain-containing protein, whose amino-acid sequence MTRAGRLRLRPGPLRAAAGLAAVFIVARVVYRVLFDGASGSGPLLLPLPAFRLPPPFGWVTLLGPVTLDGLADAVLSALPIAAVILAFGVLNAAVDVSRGFAALARRRPLRGVARALAVAWSTLPSLGDAVRTVSTAQRLRGERRGPRMLVPVLERTLERAAAVANGLELRGFGGVHVAADPPAPPVTVRDAAIGFGAAPVAEVPQFAPPAGTLAVVTGATGAGKSTLLRALAGLTDHADGGWTAGVVEIAGHDRRRMPPRDSSRLVGVVLQDPREGFCGERVRDEIGLAMQMRGVPHPLVAARVDEIATQLGIGHLLDRPVHALSAGEATLVAIAAAVVEDPLLLLADEPLADLDADARARIVGALDALAHHGGVCVVVAEHRAAAFAEAADEWWTIDGGVLMPRGAEERRATGPLPAGALTADPLPADALPADALPVRARPAGAAPQGDTRRAAEGRPAGAPSPTPAAPALAVDELRVTHGDTVAVQSASLSLAAGEVAALIGPNGAGKSSLLLALALPRRDAAVIGRAVLVPDASDDLFTRDTVAAECARADRLAERAGAGDGIRSAERFAAFLGLDPAALHERLRRHPRDLSLGERRCLAMALQLARMPHALLIDEPTRGLDPAAREQVRVALQRTADAGTAVLVATHDAPFAAALGARVIPMDAGIAPAPLPAASATPPAPSATPPGPSAPSATPPASSATRPAASTTSPGSFCRENVHLSGDSTRGTGVSAPNFRQSDRPHPRHPARWATVALVMANLVALASFTWPFIAVALPSQANTAVPWVALAAAPIAVIVAVTALDGAVRSAHTLAYLGVLTAIGTAVRIASTGVGGVEAVFVLLVLAGRAFGPRFGMLLGALTVALSSTVFGGFGPWTPFQMFACAWVGAGAGLLPRRVRGWAEIVLLCGYGAAASYVFGLLLNLWFWPFAVGADTAISYAPGAPLGQNLGSFLLYSLVTSTAGWDTLRAITTVVGVALIGRPVLAALRRAKPVRVPSDRPAPTPLRVADAPPD is encoded by the coding sequence GTGACCCGTGCGGGCCGGCTCCGACTGAGGCCCGGCCCGCTGCGCGCGGCGGCGGGACTCGCGGCGGTGTTCATCGTCGCCCGCGTCGTCTACCGCGTGCTCTTCGACGGGGCATCCGGCTCCGGCCCCCTGCTGCTGCCTCTCCCCGCCTTCCGGCTGCCGCCGCCGTTCGGCTGGGTGACGCTGCTCGGCCCGGTGACGCTGGACGGTCTGGCGGATGCCGTGCTCTCGGCGCTCCCCATCGCCGCCGTGATCCTCGCGTTCGGGGTCCTGAACGCGGCCGTCGACGTCTCACGAGGGTTCGCCGCGCTCGCAAGGCGTAGGCCGTTGCGAGGAGTCGCACGCGCGCTCGCCGTCGCCTGGTCGACGCTCCCGTCTCTCGGCGATGCCGTGCGCACCGTGTCCACCGCGCAGCGCCTGCGCGGTGAACGGCGGGGGCCGCGAATGCTCGTCCCCGTGCTCGAGCGCACTCTGGAACGCGCGGCTGCCGTCGCCAACGGGCTCGAGCTGCGCGGCTTCGGCGGCGTTCACGTCGCCGCGGATCCGCCGGCTCCGCCGGTGACGGTGCGCGATGCTGCGATCGGCTTCGGCGCGGCTCCGGTGGCGGAGGTGCCGCAGTTCGCTCCCCCGGCGGGAACGCTCGCCGTCGTGACAGGTGCCACCGGCGCGGGAAAGTCGACGCTGCTCCGCGCCCTCGCCGGTCTCACGGATCACGCGGACGGCGGCTGGACCGCGGGCGTCGTCGAGATCGCCGGCCACGACCGCCGCCGGATGCCGCCCCGAGACTCCTCGCGACTGGTCGGCGTCGTGCTGCAGGACCCCCGCGAAGGCTTCTGCGGCGAGCGCGTGCGAGACGAGATCGGCCTCGCGATGCAGATGCGTGGAGTGCCGCATCCGCTCGTCGCGGCACGCGTGGACGAGATCGCGACGCAGCTCGGGATCGGGCATCTGCTCGACCGGCCCGTGCACGCGCTCTCCGCCGGCGAAGCCACGCTGGTGGCGATCGCGGCAGCCGTCGTGGAGGATCCGCTGCTGCTGCTCGCCGACGAGCCGCTGGCCGACCTCGACGCCGATGCACGAGCGCGCATCGTGGGAGCGCTCGACGCCCTCGCCCACCACGGGGGCGTATGCGTCGTGGTGGCCGAGCACCGCGCCGCTGCGTTCGCGGAGGCGGCGGACGAGTGGTGGACGATCGACGGCGGCGTGCTCATGCCCAGGGGTGCGGAAGAGCGGCGAGCGACGGGTCCCCTTCCCGCGGGCGCGCTCACCGCGGACCCCCTCCCCGCAGACGCGCTCCCCGCGGATGCCCTTCCCGTGCGTGCCCGTCCCGCGGGCGCGGCCCCGCAGGGCGACACGCGCCGGGCCGCGGAGGGACGCCCGGCGGGGGCTCCGTCACCGACGCCCGCGGCACCGGCACTCGCGGTCGACGAGCTGCGCGTGACGCATGGCGACACGGTCGCGGTGCAGAGCGCGAGCCTGTCGCTGGCGGCGGGCGAGGTCGCGGCATTGATCGGCCCGAACGGGGCCGGTAAGTCGTCGCTGCTCCTCGCACTCGCACTGCCGCGGCGCGACGCCGCCGTCATCGGCCGGGCGGTGCTCGTCCCCGACGCCTCTGACGATCTCTTCACCCGCGACACGGTGGCCGCGGAATGCGCCCGCGCCGACCGGCTCGCTGAGCGTGCGGGCGCCGGCGACGGCATCCGTTCCGCCGAGCGTTTCGCGGCGTTCCTCGGGCTCGACCCGGCCGCGCTGCACGAGCGTCTACGGCGGCATCCTCGGGATCTGTCCCTCGGCGAGCGGCGGTGCCTCGCCATGGCACTGCAGCTCGCGCGGATGCCGCACGCGCTGCTGATCGACGAGCCGACCCGCGGGCTCGACCCCGCCGCGCGAGAACAGGTACGCGTCGCACTGCAGCGAACGGCGGATGCCGGCACGGCTGTGCTCGTCGCGACGCACGACGCGCCCTTCGCCGCGGCGCTCGGTGCGCGCGTCATCCCGATGGACGCCGGCATCGCGCCGGCACCGCTGCCAGCCGCATCCGCCACCCCGCCGGCCCCGTCCGCCACTCCGCCGGGCCCGTCCGCCCCGTCCGCCACCCCGCCAGCCTCGTCCGCCACCCGGCCAGCCGCATCCACAACCTCGCCGGGGTCGTTTTGTCGGGAGAATGTCCATCTGTCGGGAGATTCGACGCGCGGCACCGGCGTGTCGGCTCCGAACTTCCGACAAAGTGACCGGCCGCACCCTCGGCACCCCGCCCGCTGGGCGACCGTCGCCCTCGTCATGGCCAACCTCGTCGCCCTGGCATCCTTCACCTGGCCCTTCATCGCAGTCGCCCTGCCGTCGCAGGCGAATACCGCCGTGCCGTGGGTTGCCCTCGCGGCCGCCCCGATCGCCGTGATCGTCGCGGTCACGGCCCTCGATGGCGCCGTCCGCTCGGCGCACACGCTGGCATACCTCGGCGTGCTCACGGCCATCGGCACCGCTGTGCGCATCGCCAGCACCGGAGTCGGCGGCGTGGAGGCGGTGTTCGTGCTGCTCGTGCTGGCCGGCCGCGCCTTCGGACCGCGGTTCGGGATGCTGCTGGGCGCCCTGACCGTCGCCCTCTCCTCGACCGTGTTCGGCGGGTTCGGACCGTGGACGCCGTTCCAGATGTTCGCGTGCGCGTGGGTCGGAGCGGGGGCCGGACTGCTCCCCCGCCGCGTGCGGGGCTGGGCGGAGATCGTCCTGCTGTGCGGCTATGGCGCGGCGGCATCCTATGTCTTCGGCCTCTTGCTCAACCTGTGGTTCTGGCCTTTCGCCGTCGGCGCCGACACCGCGATCTCGTACGCGCCCGGCGCTCCCCTCGGGCAGAACCTCGGCAGCTTCCTGCTGTACTCGCTCGTGACATCGACCGCCGGGTGGGACACGCTGCGCGCGATCACCACCGTCGTCGGCGTCGCACTGATCGGCCGTCCCGTGCTCGCAGCGCTCCGCCGCGCGAAGCCCGTGCGTGTGCCTTCCGACCGTCCCGCGCCGACTCCCCTGCGGGTCGCCGACGCCCCGCCTGATTGA
- a CDS encoding PadR family transcriptional regulator, producing the protein MNETLDTHLQELRRGTVVLACLQLLRTPGYGYGLLEQLESRGFATDANTLYPLLRRLEKQEYLTSEWNTDEARPRKFYRTSDAGIRLADALTDEWRSLTSAITALTTEEN; encoded by the coding sequence ATGAACGAGACGCTCGACACGCATCTGCAGGAGCTGCGGCGAGGCACCGTGGTGCTCGCCTGCCTCCAGCTGCTGCGCACCCCCGGCTACGGATACGGGCTGCTCGAGCAGCTCGAGAGCCGCGGCTTCGCCACCGACGCGAACACGCTGTACCCCCTGCTGCGGCGCCTCGAGAAGCAGGAGTACCTCACGAGCGAGTGGAACACCGACGAGGCGAGGCCCCGCAAGTTCTACCGCACCTCGGATGCCGGCATCCGTCTCGCCGACGCCCTCACAGACGAATGGCGATCGCTGACCTCCGCGATCACCGCCCTCACCACGGAGGAGAACTGA
- a CDS encoding permease prefix domain 1-containing protein gives MTATATATLTERYIAATVRSLRPEAQADVRAELEASIGDAVEARVEQGEPRDAAERAVLTELGDPARLAAGYADRPLHLIGPRFYLVWWRLLKLLLSIVPACVFLAVALGQVIAQAPVGKVIADSLLAAGGAALHICFWTTLVFVVLERTGSTTAIDEWSVDQLPEAATDGAGRSELIGSLVFLAAAVGALFWDRLRGFVVVDGEGMPILAPDLWPWWIGALLLLIVAEAVFAVMIYRRRGWTIAAAVVNTVLAVAFLAWALVLLVTGELINPAFLSHIVSAGGDGFVSAGGDGFAAGDAEAAGQGGVFRILAVLLGFGIAAGVAWDIVDGWLKATGRRGGDASRRNRLDR, from the coding sequence ATGACCGCCACCGCCACCGCCACGCTCACCGAGCGGTACATCGCCGCCACCGTCCGCAGCCTGAGGCCCGAGGCGCAGGCCGACGTGCGGGCAGAGCTCGAAGCATCCATCGGCGACGCGGTCGAGGCGCGCGTCGAGCAGGGCGAACCGCGCGATGCCGCAGAGCGTGCCGTGCTCACCGAGCTGGGCGACCCCGCCCGGCTCGCAGCCGGGTACGCCGACCGGCCGCTGCACCTGATCGGCCCGCGGTTCTACCTGGTGTGGTGGCGCCTGCTCAAGCTGCTGCTGAGCATCGTCCCCGCGTGCGTGTTCCTCGCCGTCGCACTCGGCCAGGTGATCGCGCAGGCGCCGGTCGGAAAGGTCATCGCCGACTCGCTCCTCGCCGCCGGCGGCGCCGCTCTGCACATCTGCTTCTGGACGACCCTCGTGTTCGTCGTGCTGGAGCGCACCGGAAGCACGACGGCGATCGACGAGTGGAGCGTCGACCAGCTGCCCGAAGCCGCCACCGACGGCGCGGGGCGCAGCGAGCTGATCGGCTCGCTCGTGTTCCTCGCAGCGGCAGTGGGCGCCCTGTTCTGGGACCGCCTGCGCGGCTTCGTCGTCGTCGACGGCGAGGGCATGCCGATCCTCGCGCCGGACCTGTGGCCGTGGTGGATCGGCGCTCTGCTGCTGCTCATCGTCGCGGAGGCGGTGTTCGCGGTCATGATTTACCGCCGGCGCGGGTGGACGATCGCGGCCGCCGTGGTGAACACCGTGCTCGCGGTGGCCTTCCTGGCCTGGGCCCTGGTGCTCCTCGTCACGGGTGAACTGATCAACCCGGCCTTCCTGTCGCACATCGTCTCTGCAGGCGGGGACGGCTTCGTCTCTGCAGGCGGGGACGGCTTCGCCGCGGGCGATGCGGAGGCCGCAGGTCAGGGCGGAGTCTTCCGCATCCTCGCCGTGCTCCTCGGCTTCGGCATCGCGGCAGGCGTCGCATGGGACATCGTCGACGGCTGGCTCAAGGCCACGGGCCGCAGGGGCGGCGACGCGTCGCGCCGGAATAGGCTGGACCGGTGA
- a CDS encoding 1,4-dihydroxy-2-naphthoyl-CoA synthase → MTISELFDPAEWVLAPGAEDYTDITAHVTHDGGVARIAFNRPEVRNAFRPHTVDELYRALDVARQDPRIGAVLLTGNGPSPKDGGWAFCSGGDQRIRGRDGYKYSDDETAVADPARAGRLHILEVQRLIRFMPKVVIAVIPGWAAGGGHSLHVVCDLSIASAEHGRFKQTDADVGSFDAGYGSAYMARQTGQKFAREVFFLAEEYSAQRAYEMGAVNRVVPHEDLEREALKMARTVLTKSPTAIRMLKFAFNAVDDGLVGQQVFAGEATRLAYGTDEAVEGRDAFLQKRDPDWSPFPYHF, encoded by the coding sequence GTGACCATCTCCGAGCTGTTCGACCCGGCAGAGTGGGTGCTCGCCCCCGGCGCCGAGGACTACACCGACATCACCGCCCACGTCACCCACGACGGCGGCGTCGCCCGCATCGCGTTCAACCGTCCGGAGGTGCGCAACGCGTTCCGGCCGCACACGGTCGACGAGCTGTACCGCGCCCTCGACGTCGCCCGGCAGGACCCGCGCATCGGCGCCGTGCTGCTCACCGGCAACGGTCCGAGCCCCAAGGACGGCGGGTGGGCGTTCTGCTCGGGCGGCGACCAGCGCATCCGCGGGCGCGACGGGTACAAGTACTCCGACGACGAGACCGCGGTCGCCGACCCCGCGCGGGCGGGCCGGCTGCACATCCTCGAGGTGCAGCGGCTGATCCGGTTCATGCCCAAGGTGGTCATCGCCGTCATCCCCGGGTGGGCGGCCGGCGGCGGGCACTCGCTGCACGTGGTGTGCGACCTGTCGATCGCGAGCGCCGAGCACGGCCGGTTCAAGCAGACGGATGCCGACGTCGGCAGCTTCGACGCCGGATACGGGTCCGCGTACATGGCGAGGCAGACGGGCCAGAAGTTCGCGCGAGAGGTGTTCTTCCTCGCGGAGGAGTACTCGGCGCAGCGGGCGTACGAGATGGGCGCGGTCAACCGCGTGGTGCCGCATGAAGACCTCGAGCGCGAGGCGCTGAAGATGGCGCGCACCGTGCTGACGAAGTCACCCACGGCGATCCGGATGCTGAAGTTCGCCTTCAACGCCGTCGACGACGGTCTCGTCGGCCAGCAGGTCTTCGCGGGAGAGGCCACGCGTCTCGCCTACGGCACCGACGAGGCGGTCGAGGGCCGCGACGCCTTCCTGCAGAAGCGCGACCCCGACTGGTCGCCGTTCCCGTACCACTTCTGA
- a CDS encoding AMP-binding protein: MTELISADDASPGDLRDALARALDGGPALAFGMLGDAPAEAPDGTAVVIATSGSSGIPKRVVVSGEALRASAEATAARIGSGRWLLALPTGYVAGLQVLVRSILAGTEPVAIGGRFSADAFARAALPLAAGGETLLTSLVPAQLATLLDAADDVRVLTALRSFRAILVGGQALPEPLRERADDLGVRLVRTYGSTETSGGCVYDGVPLDTASVRVDDGELCIAGPMLADGYLGDERLTARVFARDEHGIRWYRTGDLGLVDDDGIVRVHGRADNVIVSGGINISLDRVERIVRTIPGLTGAVVVGVEDERWGEASVVVAARGEALRRSEAEQLAHAREAVAAQIGRHARPSRLILVDELAALPSGKPDREAIRRAVAQLR; encoded by the coding sequence ATGACGGAGCTGATCTCCGCGGATGACGCGTCCCCCGGCGACCTGCGTGACGCCCTCGCCCGGGCGCTCGACGGCGGACCGGCACTGGCATTCGGGATGCTCGGAGACGCGCCGGCCGAGGCGCCGGACGGGACCGCCGTGGTCATCGCGACATCGGGCTCGAGCGGCATCCCCAAGCGGGTCGTCGTGAGCGGCGAGGCGCTGCGCGCGAGCGCCGAGGCGACGGCCGCCCGGATCGGCAGCGGCCGGTGGCTGCTCGCTCTGCCCACCGGATATGTCGCAGGGCTTCAGGTGCTGGTGCGGTCGATCCTCGCCGGCACCGAGCCCGTGGCCATCGGCGGCCGGTTCTCCGCCGACGCCTTCGCTCGCGCAGCTCTCCCACTCGCCGCCGGGGGAGAGACGCTCCTGACATCGCTCGTGCCCGCTCAGCTCGCCACCCTGCTCGACGCCGCCGACGACGTGCGGGTGCTCACGGCGCTCCGATCGTTCCGGGCGATCCTCGTCGGGGGACAGGCGCTGCCGGAGCCGCTCCGAGAGCGAGCCGACGACCTCGGCGTGCGGCTCGTGCGCACCTACGGTTCGACGGAGACGAGCGGCGGATGCGTATACGACGGCGTGCCGCTCGACACGGCCTCCGTGCGCGTCGACGACGGAGAGCTGTGCATCGCCGGTCCCATGCTGGCCGACGGCTACCTCGGCGACGAGCGGCTGACGGCGAGGGTGTTCGCCCGCGACGAGCACGGCATCCGGTGGTATCGCACGGGGGATCTGGGCCTGGTCGACGACGACGGCATCGTGCGCGTGCACGGCCGGGCCGACAACGTGATCGTCTCCGGGGGCATCAACATCTCCCTCGACCGCGTCGAGCGCATCGTGCGGACGATCCCGGGCCTGACCGGAGCCGTCGTCGTGGGCGTCGAGGACGAGCGCTGGGGCGAGGCATCCGTCGTCGTCGCGGCCCGGGGCGAGGCGCTGCGTCGCAGCGAGGCCGAGCAGCTCGCGCACGCGCGGGAGGCCGTCGCGGCGCAGATCGGGCGGCATGCACGGCCCTCGCGACTCATCCTCGTCGACGAGCTCGCCGCCTTGCCGTCCGGAAAGCCCGACCGCGAGGCGATCCGCCGCGCCGTGGCGCAGCTGCGCTGA
- a CDS encoding class I SAM-dependent methyltransferase: MTSYTHGHHESVLRSHSVRDISNSAAYLRPHLTAQTRLLDVGAGPGSITVDFAGVVAHVTATEIDDRALSLSRDLAASRGVTNIAFAVEDVHALSFADDSFDVVHAHQVLQHVGDPVQALREMRRVAVPGGVVAARDADYAGFLWFPLLPELQSWLDLYRRAARANGGEPDAGRRLLAWARAAGFDEITATASTWCYATPEERAWWGGMWADRILESALARQLVDAGMATRDDLRAISEAWRRWADDGDGWFLVPHGEIIARA, translated from the coding sequence ATGACCTCCTACACGCACGGACACCACGAATCCGTCCTCCGCTCGCACAGCGTGCGCGACATCTCGAACTCGGCGGCGTATCTCCGCCCGCACCTGACCGCCCAGACCAGGCTGCTCGACGTCGGCGCCGGTCCGGGCTCGATCACCGTCGACTTCGCCGGCGTGGTGGCGCACGTCACAGCGACGGAGATCGACGACCGCGCGCTGTCACTGTCGCGCGATCTGGCCGCCTCGCGCGGTGTCACGAACATCGCCTTCGCGGTCGAGGACGTGCATGCCCTGAGCTTCGCCGACGACAGCTTCGACGTCGTGCACGCGCACCAGGTGCTCCAGCACGTCGGAGACCCGGTGCAGGCGCTGAGGGAGATGCGCCGGGTGGCAGTGCCCGGTGGGGTGGTGGCGGCGCGCGACGCGGATTACGCCGGGTTCTTATGGTTCCCGCTGCTCCCTGAGCTGCAGTCCTGGCTCGACCTGTACCGCCGCGCCGCTCGCGCGAACGGGGGCGAGCCGGATGCCGGACGCCGACTGCTGGCCTGGGCGCGTGCCGCCGGATTCGATGAGATCACGGCGACGGCATCGACCTGGTGCTACGCCACGCCGGAGGAGCGGGCGTGGTGGGGCGGCATGTGGGCCGACCGCATCCTGGAATCCGCGCTGGCGCGGCAACTGGTCGACGCGGGCATGGCGACGCGCGACGACCTCCGGGCGATCAGTGAGGCCTGGCGGCGCTGGGCCGACGACGGCGACGGCTGGTTCCTCGTGCCGCACGGCGAGATCATCGCCAGAGCCTGA
- a CDS encoding sensor histidine kinase, producing MFRPVSRTWLILDIIGAVFGLAVTTPLTFVTGDTGLSKWILSAPAAVTVYVLVAIILWGAAAICRLSPALAIGIAWVGAALQMAAGLPPAAYDLAILVVLFATAAWGTTRVLWIGGISALGGGVLGGIYFAVVWSGELGTDPAAAMRAAMLAGLMATVFVLAMVMSWGTGLLWRVVLNGRATQMARAQAELLAAEEQERVRIARDMHDIVAHSLAVVIAQADGARYAATVKPEAATEALGTIAQIARGALSDVRLLLTQLRHRQGDGPQPTLADLETLFAQVRQAGVEPRITVDPMPPGEPPGAIQLAVYRILQEALTNAIRHGDGAVDVHLAWLPDRVEVHVANGMSAASVPNPGGHGVIGMRERAQLMGGTLQAGQEGERFVVRATLPIAGAQA from the coding sequence GTGTTCCGCCCCGTCTCCCGCACCTGGCTGATCCTCGACATCATCGGTGCCGTCTTCGGTCTCGCCGTCACCACGCCGCTGACCTTCGTCACGGGTGACACCGGGCTGAGCAAGTGGATCCTCTCGGCGCCGGCCGCCGTCACCGTGTACGTGCTCGTCGCGATCATCCTGTGGGGTGCCGCGGCCATCTGCAGACTGTCGCCCGCGCTCGCGATCGGCATCGCCTGGGTGGGGGCTGCGCTGCAGATGGCGGCGGGGCTGCCGCCGGCCGCGTACGACCTCGCCATCCTCGTCGTGCTGTTCGCGACGGCCGCATGGGGGACGACGCGGGTGCTGTGGATCGGCGGCATCTCGGCCCTGGGCGGAGGCGTGCTCGGCGGGATCTACTTCGCCGTGGTGTGGTCGGGTGAACTCGGCACCGACCCGGCCGCGGCGATGCGGGCGGCCATGCTCGCCGGGCTGATGGCGACCGTGTTCGTGCTCGCGATGGTGATGTCGTGGGGCACAGGGCTGCTCTGGCGGGTCGTGCTCAACGGGCGGGCCACACAGATGGCCCGCGCGCAGGCGGAGCTGCTGGCCGCCGAGGAGCAGGAGCGTGTGCGCATCGCGCGGGACATGCACGACATCGTGGCGCACTCGCTCGCCGTCGTGATCGCGCAGGCCGACGGAGCCCGGTACGCCGCGACGGTGAAGCCGGAGGCGGCGACCGAGGCCCTGGGGACGATCGCGCAGATCGCGCGGGGCGCGCTGTCGGATGTGCGGCTGCTCCTGACACAGCTGCGTCACCGCCAGGGCGACGGTCCGCAGCCCACGCTCGCCGATCTCGAGACGCTGTTCGCGCAGGTGCGGCAGGCCGGCGTCGAGCCTCGGATCACCGTGGACCCGATGCCGCCGGGGGAACCGCCCGGAGCCATCCAGCTGGCCGTCTACCGCATCCTGCAGGAGGCCCTGACGAACGCCATCCGGCACGGCGACGGCGCGGTGGACGTGCACCTCGCCTGGCTCCCCGACCGCGTCGAGGTCCACGTCGCCAACGGCATGTCTGCGGCGTCGGTCCCGAATCCCGGCGGACACGGGGTGATCGGCATGCGCGAACGCGCGCAACTGATGGGCGGTACGCTACAAGCGGGGCAGGAGGGCGAACGGTTCGTCGTGCGTGCGACGCTCCCGATCGCAGGAGCACAGGCATGA
- a CDS encoding response regulator has translation MIRVVLVDDQALFRAGIRMLVASQPDLDVVGEAGDGREAIDVVRATRPDVVLMDIRMPVMDGLTATAEILAQPDAPRVVMLTTFDLDEAAARAIRQGASGFLLKDADPEFLLAAVRTVHSGSSVIAASATRELFEHFAEAPKPVPPQYAGLTDREREIFALAARGLSNSEIAAREYLSEATVKTHISRILTKLALRDRVQLVVFAFEHGLA, from the coding sequence ATGATCAGGGTCGTACTCGTCGATGACCAGGCGCTTTTCCGCGCCGGCATCCGGATGCTGGTGGCGTCGCAGCCCGACCTCGACGTCGTCGGCGAAGCCGGTGACGGTCGCGAGGCCATCGACGTCGTGCGAGCGACCCGCCCCGATGTCGTGCTGATGGACATCCGGATGCCGGTCATGGACGGGCTCACCGCGACGGCGGAGATCCTCGCACAGCCCGACGCGCCGCGCGTGGTGATGCTGACCACGTTCGACCTCGACGAGGCGGCGGCGCGCGCGATCCGGCAGGGTGCGAGCGGCTTCCTGCTCAAGGACGCCGACCCGGAGTTCCTCCTCGCCGCGGTGCGCACGGTGCATTCGGGGTCGAGCGTGATCGCCGCGTCGGCGACCCGTGAGCTGTTCGAGCACTTCGCCGAGGCGCCGAAGCCGGTTCCCCCGCAGTACGCCGGGCTGACCGACCGTGAACGCGAGATCTTCGCCCTCGCCGCTCGGGGGCTGTCGAACTCCGAGATCGCCGCACGCGAGTACCTCAGCGAGGCCACCGTGAAGACGCACATCAGCCGCATCCTCACCAAGCTCGCCCTTCGCGATCGGGTGCAGCTGGTGGTGTTCGCCTTCGAGCACGGCCTGGCCTAG
- a CDS encoding ABC transporter ATP-binding protein has protein sequence MEITTTDLGLAARVQHLKKTYGAGEGTVHALDDVSVGIRRGQFTAIMGPSGSGKSTLMHIMAGLDSPTEGRAWIGDTEITGLGDIDLTILRRRRVGFIFQAFNLVPTLTALGNIMLPFELDGRRPSAIEKARIDGLIETLGLGARLDHRPHQLSGGQQQRVAIARALATAPDLVFADEPTGNLDSKTGREVLRLLAAASREHGQSIAMVTHDAIAASHADRVLFLGDGRIVADHPRQTAEEISAYMLAAEVPA, from the coding sequence ATGGAGATCACGACCACCGACCTCGGGCTCGCCGCCCGCGTCCAGCACCTGAAGAAGACCTACGGCGCCGGCGAGGGCACCGTCCACGCGCTCGACGACGTGAGCGTCGGCATCCGCCGCGGGCAGTTCACGGCCATCATGGGCCCGTCGGGTTCGGGCAAGTCCACGCTCATGCACATCATGGCCGGCCTCGACAGCCCCACGGAGGGCCGCGCGTGGATCGGCGACACCGAGATCACCGGCCTCGGCGACATCGACCTCACGATCCTGCGCCGCCGTCGCGTCGGCTTCATCTTCCAGGCGTTCAACCTCGTGCCGACGCTCACGGCGTTGGGCAACATCATGCTGCCGTTCGAGCTCGACGGGCGTCGCCCGAGTGCCATCGAGAAGGCGCGCATCGACGGCCTCATCGAGACGCTGGGGCTGGGTGCGCGCCTCGACCACCGCCCCCACCAGCTCTCCGGCGGCCAGCAGCAGCGCGTCGCGATCGCGAGGGCCCTGGCGACCGCCCCCGACCTCGTGTTCGCCGACGAGCCGACAGGCAACCTCGACTCCAAGACCGGCCGCGAGGTGCTGCGCCTGCTGGCGGCCGCGAGCCGCGAGCACGGCCAGTCGATCGCGATGGTCACGCATGACGCGATCGCGGCGAGCCACGCCGACCGGGTTCTGTTCCTCGGCGACGGCCGCATCGTGGCCGACCACCCGCGGCAGACCGCGGAAGAGATCTCCGCGTACATGCTCGCCGCCGAGGTGCCGGCATGA